A window from Solanum stenotomum isolate F172 chromosome 5, ASM1918654v1, whole genome shotgun sequence encodes these proteins:
- the LOC125866093 gene encoding uncharacterized protein LOC125866093 isoform X1 → MSGEQVRKITREDIQLVQNLIERCLQLYMNQKETVDTLLHQAKIQPSFTEFVWQRLEEENHEFFRAYYTRLIVKDQITRFNELLERQAESMRMYATESVPVSNGSQIQPVAQNSTSQATEHAEPNVKLANMHPTVNGNLPHVYTNDASSVQSYAQAAMDVSAHARSIDLSPNMLLPQHANLGLMQGPNGGMINSAGYSGNYGGEGILQQARPGVGNSYVEPSVQPVIEDPWGVDTSSFGFLGKIPRNFSFSDLTADFPNTSEILEGYSGSAFLATDTNDFLDPQDRGEQENQAINELDTISEDVSFDDLCSD, encoded by the exons ATGTCTGGTGAGCAGGTTAGGAAAATCACGCGTGAAGATATACAACTG GTGCAAAATCTCATAGAAAGATGTTTACAGCTTTACATGAACCAGAAGGAAACTGTTGATACCCTCTTACATCAGGCAAAGATTCAGCCTAGTTTCACTGAATTTG TGTGGCAAAGGCTTGAAGAAGAAAACCATGAGTTTTTCAGGGCTTATTATACGAGGTTGATAGTAAAAGATCAAATTACGAGATTCAATGAGTTGCTTGAGAGACAGGCTGAGTCAATGCGTATGTATGCAACTGAATCCGTTCCTGTGTCTAATGGATCTCAGATTCAACCAG TAGCACAGAACTCAACCTCTCAAGCAACAGAGCATGCTGAGCCCAATGTGAAGCTTGCCAACATGCACCCGACTGTTAATGGCAATTTACCTCATGTTTACACAAATGATGCTTCGTCAGTCCAATCATATGCGCAAGCTGCTATGGATGTTTCTGCTCATGCAAGAAGCATTGATTTATCACCAAACATGCTATTGCCTCAGCATGCAAACCTGGGACTGATGCAAGGACCAAATGGGGGGATGATCAACTCAGCTGGTTATTCAGGCAATTATGGTGGTGAGGGCATTCTCCAGCAGGCTCGTCCTGGAGTTGGAAATTCATATGTTGAGCCAAGTGTACAACCAGTGATTGAGGATCCCTGGGGTGTTGATACTTCTTCCTTTGGTTTCTTGGGAAAGATTCCTCGAAACTTCAGTTTCTCGGACTTAACAGCTGATTTTCCCAACACTTCTG AGATTCTAGAGGGCTACTCTGGATCAGCCTTTCTTGCAACAGATACCAACGACTTTTTGGATCCTCAGGATAGGGGAGAACAAGAAAATCAAG CCATTAACGAATTGGATACTATATCAGAAGACGTGAGTTTTGACGATCTTTGCAGTGATTGA
- the LOC125866093 gene encoding uncharacterized protein LOC125866093 isoform X2: MSGEQVRKITREDIQLVQNLIERCLQLYMNQKETVDTLLHQAKIQPSFTEFVWQRLEEENHEFFRAYYTRLIVKDQITRFNELLERQAESMRMYATESVPVSNGSQIQPAQNSTSQATEHAEPNVKLANMHPTVNGNLPHVYTNDASSVQSYAQAAMDVSAHARSIDLSPNMLLPQHANLGLMQGPNGGMINSAGYSGNYGGEGILQQARPGVGNSYVEPSVQPVIEDPWGVDTSSFGFLGKIPRNFSFSDLTADFPNTSEILEGYSGSAFLATDTNDFLDPQDRGEQENQAINELDTISEDVSFDDLCSD, encoded by the exons ATGTCTGGTGAGCAGGTTAGGAAAATCACGCGTGAAGATATACAACTG GTGCAAAATCTCATAGAAAGATGTTTACAGCTTTACATGAACCAGAAGGAAACTGTTGATACCCTCTTACATCAGGCAAAGATTCAGCCTAGTTTCACTGAATTTG TGTGGCAAAGGCTTGAAGAAGAAAACCATGAGTTTTTCAGGGCTTATTATACGAGGTTGATAGTAAAAGATCAAATTACGAGATTCAATGAGTTGCTTGAGAGACAGGCTGAGTCAATGCGTATGTATGCAACTGAATCCGTTCCTGTGTCTAATGGATCTCAGATTCAACCAG CACAGAACTCAACCTCTCAAGCAACAGAGCATGCTGAGCCCAATGTGAAGCTTGCCAACATGCACCCGACTGTTAATGGCAATTTACCTCATGTTTACACAAATGATGCTTCGTCAGTCCAATCATATGCGCAAGCTGCTATGGATGTTTCTGCTCATGCAAGAAGCATTGATTTATCACCAAACATGCTATTGCCTCAGCATGCAAACCTGGGACTGATGCAAGGACCAAATGGGGGGATGATCAACTCAGCTGGTTATTCAGGCAATTATGGTGGTGAGGGCATTCTCCAGCAGGCTCGTCCTGGAGTTGGAAATTCATATGTTGAGCCAAGTGTACAACCAGTGATTGAGGATCCCTGGGGTGTTGATACTTCTTCCTTTGGTTTCTTGGGAAAGATTCCTCGAAACTTCAGTTTCTCGGACTTAACAGCTGATTTTCCCAACACTTCTG AGATTCTAGAGGGCTACTCTGGATCAGCCTTTCTTGCAACAGATACCAACGACTTTTTGGATCCTCAGGATAGGGGAGAACAAGAAAATCAAG CCATTAACGAATTGGATACTATATCAGAAGACGTGAGTTTTGACGATCTTTGCAGTGATTGA
- the LOC125866097 gene encoding two-component response regulator ORR9-like, with amino-acid sequence MGMAAVESQFHVLAVDDSAFDRKFIERLLKTSACQVTTVDSGSKALEFLGLQEHDKNQTNCVSLDNHQEAEINLIITDYCMPGMTGYDLLKKIKESASLRNIPVVIMSSENVPSRISRCLEEGAEDFFLKPVRLSDVNKLKPHMMKTKCKSPKQQQQPEIIVTQDNQESVEITYVVPSEVNQESDNIVQQQKSQGNSNNNNKRKAIEENLSPDRTRQRLSSLTAI; translated from the exons ATGGGAATGGCAGCTGTTGAGTCTCAGTTTCATGTTTTAGCTGTTGATGACAGTGCTTTTGACAGGAAATTCATTGAGAGGTTGTTGAAAACCTCTGCTTGTCAAG TTACAACAGTAGATTCAGGAAGTAAAGCTTTAGAATTTCTTGGATTACAAGAACATGACAAGAATCAAACAAATTGTGTTTCTCTTGATAACCATCAg GAAGCTGAAATCAATCTTATTATCACTGATTACTGTATGCCTGGGATGACTGGCTATGATTTGCTCAAGAAAAttaag GAATCTGCATCTCTGAGGAACATACCAGTAGTCATTATGTCATCTGAAAATGTTCCTTCAAGAATCAGTAG ATGCTTAGAAGAAGGGGCAGAAGATTTTTTCTTGAAGCCAGTAAGATTATCAGATGTTAATAAACTTAAACCTCATATGATGAAAACCAAATGTAAAAGCcccaaacaacaacaacaacctgAGATAATTGTGACACAAGACAATCAAGAATCAGTAGAAATAACATATGTTGTTCCATCAGAAGTAAATCAGGAATCAGACAACATAGTACAACAACAGAAATCACAAGGCAatagtaacaacaacaacaagagaaAGGCCATAGAAGAAAATCTATCACCAGACAGAACAAGACAAAGATTGAGTAGCCTTACTGCTATCTAA